A genomic window from Helicobacter suis HS1 includes:
- a CDS encoding rod shape-determining protein MreC: MSSWRTLLILIVIFGVLYWLDIKGSSSFISDKIKVVFLDIKDDITLAYQKHFEQAQMVADYKKQTHAYEQLKLAYANLNARNQALALEVYDLEKLQEKHVRANQPQPLFSNQNNICTPDQTLDLDNLLPQPTFTLTRIYGFVSLDNPYQVFLDIKKPYPKDKILGMVAFNRVLGTVVQREGRFVGLLHGDSQMSYSVMIRSGGKVYYGFVTNESFKSYINFLPTYAPIKVGDQVFTSGLDHIFSPNIYVGTIASVENHYVYKKALLQIEDFKSMLFYTTIVDVP; encoded by the coding sequence TTGAGCAGTTGGCGTACCCTTCTGATCTTAATTGTGATCTTTGGGGTGCTTTATTGGTTAGATATTAAGGGTTCTAGTAGTTTTATAAGCGATAAGATTAAAGTTGTTTTCCTAGATATCAAAGATGATATAACCCTAGCCTATCAAAAACACTTTGAGCAGGCTCAAATGGTTGCAGATTATAAAAAGCAAACCCATGCCTATGAACAGCTCAAACTAGCTTATGCCAATTTAAATGCCCGTAACCAAGCTTTAGCTTTAGAAGTTTATGATTTAGAAAAACTCCAAGAAAAACATGTTAGAGCTAACCAGCCACAACCACTTTTTTCCAATCAAAACAATATCTGTACGCCCGATCAAACCCTTGATTTAGATAATCTACTCCCTCAGCCTACTTTTACTCTTACGCGTATTTATGGTTTTGTTTCTTTAGATAACCCCTATCAAGTGTTTTTAGACATCAAAAAACCCTACCCTAAGGATAAAATTTTAGGCATGGTGGCCTTTAACCGCGTACTGGGTACTGTCGTGCAAAGAGAAGGGCGCTTTGTAGGGCTTTTACATGGCGATTCACAGATGAGTTATAGCGTGATGATTAGAAGCGGGGGCAAAGTTTATTATGGTTTTGTTACTAATGAATCTTTTAAGAGTTATATCAACTTTTTACCCACCTATGCGCCCATTAAAGTAGGCGATCAAGTTTTTACCAGTGGACTTGATCACATCTTTAGCCCTAATATCTATGTAGGCACAATTGCTAGCGTTGAAAACCACTATGTTTACAAAAAAGCACTCCTCCAGATTGAGGATTTTAAAAGCATGCTATTTTACACCACGATTGTAGATGTACCCTAA
- the queF gene encoding preQ(1) synthase, with product MQGLSHLGHKTPYIDKYDPSLLEAFDNPHPHLDIFTRLYTEEFTSLCPITSQPDFASLSINYIAHLKMVESKSLKLYLFSFRNEGMFGEDCAGKILNDLVALLKPKYLEVQAKFSKRGSIALEPFVSYAIKDYQTLKQQRLARIY from the coding sequence ATGCAAGGTTTAAGCCATCTGGGGCATAAAACCCCCTATATTGACAAATATGACCCCAGTCTTTTAGAAGCCTTTGACAACCCCCACCCGCATTTAGATATTTTCACCCGCCTCTACACAGAGGAATTTACAAGCCTTTGTCCTATCACTTCCCAACCAGATTTTGCTAGCTTAAGCATTAATTACATCGCCCATTTAAAAATGGTAGAGAGCAAGTCGCTTAAACTCTATCTTTTTAGTTTCCGCAATGAGGGTATGTTTGGCGAGGATTGTGCGGGCAAGATTTTAAACGATTTGGTTGCCCTTTTAAAGCCTAAATATTTAGAGGTGCAAGCTAAGTTTAGTAAACGCGGGAGTATTGCCTTAGAACCTTTTGTGAGTTATGCAATAAAGGACTACCAAACTTTAAAGCAACAAAGACTTGCAAGGATTTATTAG
- a CDS encoding alpha-keto acid decarboxylase family protein has product MTTTVGQYLLDRLKDYGVRHVFGVPGDYNLEFLDLIEDDPGLEWVGNCNELNGAYASDGYGRINSMAALVTTFGVGELSAINGIAGSYAESVPVVKIVGMPSRNASINRRYMHHTLGDGEFMKFYDMYRAITVARTVLNKQNAKSEIDRVLAECALHKKPVYIGIPADVAHLSIDVSTPMIYKPKSDKKILDSFIEAVEQIIKNAKAPLVLADYEIKRYKLQDELLEFIQKANLPIATLAMGKGAFPETHPNFIGIYSGILSDERVTSMAREKDCLILLGVKFTDFLTAGFHYINTTPNFGVPVIEVHPLYSQIGQKVYSDILMADVLKKLATLKYSAKMPPAEKREHTKLSGKLTQHKFFQVIEQHLRPKDVLLTETGTSFFGSIAIHLPEKVTFVGQPLWGSIGFTFGALLGTCLADRERRNILIIGDGSFQLTAQELSTMLRENLTPIIIVINNDGYTVERCIHGPNRKYNDINMWHYTKLVEVFDVHLKRHAFSATASSVEELNHALEEADKSKKLSFIEVIMDRDDAPVLLKKLGEIASKNNQQ; this is encoded by the coding sequence ATGACAACAACTGTAGGCCAGTATCTGCTGGATCGCTTGAAGGATTATGGGGTACGCCATGTTTTTGGAGTACCCGGGGATTATAATTTGGAGTTTTTAGATCTAATTGAAGATGATCCGGGCTTAGAGTGGGTGGGCAATTGTAACGAGCTTAATGGCGCATATGCTAGCGATGGCTATGGGCGTATTAACTCTATGGCTGCTCTAGTAACTACCTTTGGTGTAGGCGAACTAAGCGCTATTAATGGAATCGCGGGCTCTTATGCTGAAAGTGTACCTGTGGTTAAGATTGTGGGCATGCCCTCCAGAAATGCCTCTATCAATCGCCGCTACATGCACCACACTTTAGGCGATGGGGAGTTTATGAAGTTTTATGATATGTATCGTGCTATCACGGTTGCCCGCACGGTGCTTAACAAACAAAATGCCAAAAGCGAGATCGATCGCGTGTTGGCTGAATGTGCTTTGCATAAAAAACCGGTTTATATTGGTATCCCTGCTGATGTAGCACACCTCTCTATTGATGTTTCTACGCCCATGATTTATAAACCTAAAAGTGATAAAAAAATCTTAGACTCTTTTATAGAGGCGGTCGAACAAATCATTAAAAACGCCAAAGCGCCTCTTGTGCTAGCCGATTATGAGATCAAACGGTATAAACTCCAAGATGAATTGCTTGAATTCATTCAAAAGGCTAACCTCCCTATCGCCACGCTTGCTATGGGTAAGGGGGCTTTTCCTGAAACACACCCTAATTTTATAGGGATTTATAGCGGTATTTTAAGTGATGAGCGGGTTACTTCTATGGCAAGAGAGAAAGATTGTTTAATTCTTCTTGGGGTTAAATTTACAGACTTTTTAACGGCCGGATTTCACTATATCAACACAACCCCAAACTTTGGTGTGCCCGTTATAGAAGTCCACCCTCTTTATAGCCAAATAGGCCAGAAAGTTTATAGCGATATTTTAATGGCAGATGTGCTTAAAAAACTAGCCACCCTCAAATACAGCGCTAAAATGCCCCCCGCTGAAAAACGCGAACACACTAAACTAAGCGGCAAACTCACCCAGCATAAATTTTTCCAAGTCATTGAACAACATTTGCGCCCTAAAGACGTGTTGCTTACCGAAACAGGAACTTCCTTTTTTGGATCAATTGCAATCCATCTCCCTGAAAAAGTTACTTTTGTAGGGCAACCACTCTGGGGTTCTATTGGCTTTACCTTTGGGGCTTTGCTTGGGACTTGTCTTGCAGATAGAGAACGGCGCAATATTCTTATAATTGGCGATGGTTCTTTCCAGCTTACCGCCCAAGAATTATCCACAATGCTACGAGAAAACCTCACGCCTATTATCATCGTGATTAATAACGATGGCTACACTGTGGAGCGTTGTATCCATGGACCCAATCGCAAATACAATGATATTAATATGTGGCATTACACTAAATTAGTTGAAGTATTTGATGTACATCTCAAACGGCATGCCTTTAGCGCCACTGCCTCTTCTGTAGAGGAACTCAACCACGCCCTAGAGGAAGCGGATAAATCTAAAAAGCTCTCTTTTATAGAGGTGATTATGGATCGCGACGACGCCCCCGTTCTTTTAAAGAAATTAGGCGAAATTGCCTCCAAAAACAACCAACAATAA
- a CDS encoding beta/alpha barrel domain-containing protein, translating to MLGRSLAYNPHLPRLDLESLRRFEKPHKILTLNATHDLETLVQRVQEAQQSNYSALLLDFSQIYQSPPSLEMLDLLGYIRRLSSKPIIQKDLFMDRYQVLEALVYGADALLLEAQFLEKNLKQMVEYSTHLGLLVIVQVSSSKDLQRAVFARARALFLARDAENLLKLTPQNFVILKEASASEYGADALIF from the coding sequence ATGTTGGGCAGAAGTTTAGCCTATAACCCGCATTTGCCAAGACTTGATTTAGAAAGTCTTAGGCGCTTTGAAAAACCTCATAAAATCCTTACCCTCAACGCTACCCACGATTTAGAAACATTAGTACAAAGAGTACAAGAGGCTCAGCAGAGTAATTACTCCGCCCTTTTGCTAGATTTTAGCCAAATCTATCAAAGCCCCCCGTCTTTAGAAATGCTTGATTTATTAGGTTATATCCGCCGTTTAAGTAGTAAGCCTATTATCCAAAAAGACCTTTTCATGGATCGCTACCAAGTTTTAGAGGCGCTAGTGTATGGGGCTGATGCTTTGCTTTTAGAAGCGCAATTTTTAGAAAAGAATTTAAAGCAAATGGTGGAGTATAGCACGCATTTAGGCTTGCTTGTTATTGTACAAGTTAGCAGTAGTAAGGATTTACAAAGAGCCGTTTTTGCTAGAGCTAGGGCGCTTTTTCTTGCTAGAGACGCTGAAAATCTACTCAAACTCACCCCCCAAAATTTTGTGATCTTAAAAGAAGCTAGCGCTTCTGAGTATGGCGCGGACGCTTTGATTTTTTAG
- the ileS gene encoding isoleucine--tRNA ligase, whose product MPKDYKDTLILPITSFPMKANLGESAPKIYAKWQEQHIYDAMQKKRAHAQESFILHDGPPYANGHLHIGHALNKILKDVIFKHQYFLGKCANYVPGWDCHGLPIEQQVEKDFKTEQHKLPPEKRRNLNALEFRDRCYKHAQKFIHIQRAEFLELGVVGDYDHPYKTYQYAFEASIYEMLCIAAQKGLLKQRFKPVYWSWACQSALAEAEVEYQDKQSDSIFVAFRLEEQAGQFLKEEAHFSTQNIPSHFSVVIWTTTPWTLPANVALALKPKTTYAITSKGHIIALELAQKLLDQGILEGEIIGSFASDLLEHKRAINPLNQRFSLVVLGDHVSLEEGSGAVHTAPGHGEEDYHLGLLYNLEVLVPVDDRGCYNEEILQKKLLPEAFLGKHVLKSQPQILELLGEHLLHHKIITHSYPHCWRTHEPILYRATTQWFILMDTPFLQADGSLKTLREVALEALESVDFYPKQGKNRLKAMIEQRPDWCVSRQRNWGVPMAFFLDKKTQEPLLEEAILKHIKQTFKEQGCNVWWELSIAELLPPEFKHLAPTLEKNTHILDVWFDSGSTFKAVCEERLGVYPSDLVLEGSDQHRGWFQSSLLLSCIKHSKAPFKAVLTHGFTVDAKGHKMSKSKGNVFSLEEVLKTYGSDILRLWVVMNDYQDNLSVSSAFFKQTSESYKKVRNTLRFLLANMEGLQTLTPMQDLGLIDRWILALSSKVFTQVQGHFKNFDFVKGLQKLLSFMANELSGIYLDICKDSLYCAFEKDPKRLAIQTTMLHLAHQLCFTLAPILTYTIEEVFTHASDLFKEVALEGGGVFDLKEPLLFEGDQALKILENFKRPLEVRALFSEALDSLKKEKKIKTSLELELGFKNPKDLKFPYYEEWLMVSAVGSLQTKEPLLEGEGFSLYLASKHKCPRCWQFSSVDQENICPRCTEVLKKSACKV is encoded by the coding sequence ATGCCCAAAGATTACAAAGATACTTTAATTTTGCCCATAACTTCCTTTCCAATGAAAGCTAATTTAGGTGAAAGCGCGCCTAAGATTTATGCTAAATGGCAAGAGCAGCACATCTATGATGCTATGCAAAAAAAACGCGCCCATGCACAAGAAAGTTTTATTTTACACGATGGTCCACCCTATGCTAATGGGCATTTACACATCGGGCATGCTCTCAATAAGATTTTAAAAGATGTGATTTTCAAACACCAGTATTTTTTAGGCAAGTGCGCTAATTATGTACCCGGCTGGGATTGCCATGGCTTGCCTATTGAGCAACAGGTAGAAAAAGATTTTAAAACAGAGCAGCATAAATTGCCCCCAGAAAAGCGCCGCAATTTGAACGCTTTAGAATTTAGGGATCGTTGCTACAAACACGCGCAAAAATTTATCCATATCCAGCGCGCTGAGTTTTTAGAGTTAGGGGTGGTGGGCGATTATGATCACCCTTATAAAACTTACCAATATGCCTTTGAAGCAAGCATTTATGAAATGCTTTGTATTGCCGCACAAAAGGGCTTACTCAAACAGCGCTTTAAGCCGGTTTATTGGAGTTGGGCGTGTCAAAGCGCGCTAGCAGAAGCAGAGGTAGAATACCAAGATAAACAATCTGATTCGATCTTTGTAGCTTTCAGATTAGAGGAGCAGGCGGGGCAATTTTTAAAAGAGGAGGCGCATTTTAGCACGCAAAATATCCCCAGCCATTTTTCTGTAGTAATCTGGACGACTACGCCTTGGACTTTGCCGGCCAATGTTGCCCTTGCGCTTAAACCAAAAACCACCTACGCAATCACCTCCAAAGGGCATATCATCGCTTTAGAGTTAGCCCAAAAACTACTTGATCAAGGCATTTTAGAGGGCGAAATTATCGGTAGTTTTGCTAGCGATCTTTTAGAGCACAAGCGCGCTATCAACCCGCTTAACCAACGCTTTTCTTTAGTGGTGCTAGGCGATCATGTGAGTTTAGAGGAGGGCAGCGGGGCTGTACATACTGCCCCTGGGCATGGGGAGGAGGATTATCATTTAGGCTTGCTTTATAATTTAGAGGTACTGGTGCCGGTAGATGATAGGGGTTGTTATAATGAGGAGATTTTGCAAAAAAAGCTTCTGCCGGAGGCCTTTTTAGGCAAACATGTTTTAAAAAGCCAGCCCCAAATTTTAGAACTCTTAGGAGAGCATTTATTACACCACAAGATCATCACGCACTCTTACCCGCATTGTTGGCGTACGCACGAACCCATTTTATACCGCGCTACCACCCAGTGGTTTATTTTAATGGATACGCCTTTTTTACAAGCAGATGGGAGTTTGAAAACTTTAAGAGAGGTGGCGCTAGAGGCATTAGAAAGTGTGGATTTTTATCCAAAGCAAGGCAAAAACCGCTTAAAAGCCATGATTGAGCAGCGCCCGGATTGGTGCGTGAGCAGACAGCGCAACTGGGGCGTACCTATGGCTTTTTTTTTAGATAAGAAAACCCAAGAGCCCTTGTTAGAGGAGGCAATTTTAAAGCACATTAAACAGACCTTTAAAGAGCAGGGTTGTAATGTGTGGTGGGAGTTAAGCATTGCAGAACTTTTACCCCCTGAGTTTAAACATTTAGCCCCAACTTTAGAAAAAAACACGCATATTTTAGATGTGTGGTTTGATAGCGGGAGTACTTTTAAGGCAGTGTGTGAGGAGCGCTTGGGGGTTTATCCTAGCGATTTGGTACTAGAGGGAAGCGATCAGCACCGCGGGTGGTTTCAAAGTTCACTACTGCTTAGTTGCATCAAACACTCTAAAGCGCCCTTTAAAGCAGTGCTAACACATGGTTTTACCGTAGATGCTAAAGGGCATAAGATGAGTAAATCTAAGGGCAATGTCTTTTCTTTAGAGGAAGTGCTTAAAACCTATGGGAGTGATATTTTACGCCTGTGGGTGGTGATGAATGACTATCAGGATAATTTAAGTGTCTCTAGTGCCTTTTTCAAACAAACCTCTGAGAGTTATAAAAAAGTGCGTAACACCCTGCGCTTTTTACTAGCCAACATGGAAGGGCTACAAACTCTAACTCCCATGCAAGATTTAGGTTTGATTGATCGCTGGATTTTAGCGCTAAGCTCTAAGGTTTTTACACAAGTACAAGGTCATTTTAAAAACTTTGATTTTGTAAAGGGTTTACAAAAACTTCTCTCTTTCATGGCTAATGAACTCAGTGGCATTTATTTAGATATTTGTAAGGATAGCCTCTACTGCGCCTTTGAAAAAGATCCTAAACGACTCGCGATTCAAACTACAATGTTACACCTTGCCCACCAGCTTTGTTTTACCCTAGCCCCCATTTTGACCTACACCATAGAGGAGGTTTTCACACATGCTAGTGATCTGTTTAAAGAGGTAGCGCTAGAGGGAGGCGGGGTGTTTGATCTAAAAGAGCCCTTGTTATTTGAGGGGGATCAAGCCTTAAAAATTTTAGAGAATTTTAAACGCCCCTTAGAAGTACGCGCCCTCTTTAGCGAGGCTTTGGATAGCCTTAAAAAAGAGAAAAAGATCAAAACTTCTTTAGAATTGGAGTTAGGCTTTAAAAACCCTAAAGATTTAAAATTTCCCTACTATGAGGAGTGGCTTATGGTCAGTGCAGTAGGGAGTTTGCAGACAAAAGAGCCGCTTTTAGAAGGTGAGGGCTTTAGCCTTTATCTTGCTAGCAAGCATAAATGCCCGCGTTGTTGGCAGTTTAGCAGTGTGGATCAAGAAAATATCTGCCCGCGTTGTACAGAAGTCTTAAAAAAAAGCGCATGCAAGGTTTAA
- a CDS encoding S4 domain-containing protein, which produces MRIDKFLNAVNLTKRRSIALDMLKERVVFVNGVVVKPSKEVKVGDVIELNYLDQKKRYKVLAIPTLKTVPKSQSHLYFQILD; this is translated from the coding sequence ATGCGCATAGATAAATTTTTAAATGCTGTCAATCTCACTAAAAGGCGCTCTATAGCGCTAGACATGCTCAAAGAGCGGGTGGTTTTTGTTAATGGGGTGGTTGTTAAACCCAGTAAAGAGGTAAAAGTGGGCGATGTGATCGAGCTTAACTATTTAGATCAAAAAAAGCGCTACAAAGTGCTTGCTATCCCCACCCTTAAAACCGTCCCTAAAAGCCAAAGCCATCTGTATTTCCAAATCCTTGATTAA
- a CDS encoding phenolic acid decarboxylase — protein MCFQNEHIPLMEKSRDTYATYPKYLVSEFATITYAKNRGQNNEAVINKAPYPGLTDTIRSGKEP, from the coding sequence GTGTGTTTTCAAAACGAGCATATCCCTTTAATGGAAAAATCGCGTGATACTTACGCCACCTACCCTAAATACCTTGTCTCTGAATTTGCCACGATCACCTATGCCAAAAATAGGGGGCAAAATAATGAGGCCGTGATTAACAAAGCCCCCTACCCCGGTTTAACAGATACGATTCGTTCTGGAAAAGAACCGTAG
- a CDS encoding polymorphic toxin type 50 domain-containing protein, with amino-acid sequence MLSLDEKQDRHVLNSPNYKQGRSYYTKAPTIEEVMGWIRESLKIDLDKKGKWDKHGIISHPDFEGVVLPFFDKSKAPVKVYKSKIHFSKKGIHIVPFGKE; translated from the coding sequence TTGTTAAGTTTAGATGAGAAACAAGATCGGCATGTATTAAATAGCCCAAATTATAAACAAGGGCGGAGTTATTACACAAAAGCGCCTACAATTGAGGAGGTGATGGGGTGGATAAGGGAAAGTCTAAAAATTGATTTAGACAAAAAAGGCAAGTGGGATAAACATGGCATTATTAGCCACCCTGATTTTGAAGGTGTGGTTTTGCCATTCTTTGATAAATCAAAAGCCCCCGTTAAGGTATATAAAAGTAAGATACATTTTAGTAAAAAGGGCATTCACATTGTGCCCTTTGGCAAGGAGTAA
- a CDS encoding phenolic acid decarboxylase: MDCRTLADFLGMHFIYTYDNGWEYELYVKNSHTIDYRIHGGMVAGRWVKNQEVDLVQLIEGVFKITWTEPTGTDVALDFMPCEKRVHGMIFFPKLGT, encoded by the coding sequence ATGGATTGCAGGACTTTAGCCGATTTTCTGGGCATGCATTTTATTTACACTTATGATAATGGGTGGGAGTATGAATTGTATGTGAAAAACAGCCACACCATTGATTATCGTATCCATGGGGGCATGGTGGCGGGGCGCTGGGTTAAAAATCAGGAGGTGGATTTAGTACAGCTAATAGAGGGCGTGTTTAAGATCACTTGGACAGAACCCACAGGTACAGATGTAGCTCTGGATTTTATGCCCTGTGAAAAGCGCGTCCATGGCATGATTTTCTTCCCTAAACTGGGTACATGA